The DNA window CGAGGTCGGCGCCGACGTAGACGCGGTGGGATTTGCTCTCCGCGGCGTCCATCGGACCGGGGTCGCGGCCGAGCGCCACCTCGGCGATCGCGCGGGCGTCGGCGTCCATCCGAAGGTCCTCCGAAATTTCTTCGACGATTTTCGCCCGCGATGTCGATCTGGGCCGGTGCGGTTCGACGGAAGGGTGACACGGCACGAACGAGACCTCGGGAGACGACGATGATGGCAGGACGACGCGAGTGGCTGGGGTTGGCGGTGCTGGCACTGCCCACGCTCCTGTTGTCGCTGGACATGAGCGTGCTGCACCTCGCGGTACCGCACCTGGCCGCCGATCTGCGGCCGAGCAGCACGCAGCTGCTGTGGATCATCGACATCTACGGCTTCATGATCGCCGGGTTCCTGGTCACGATGGGCACGCTTGGCGATCGGATCGGCAGGCGGAAGCTGCTGATGATCGGCGGCGCGGCGTTCGGCGCGGCGTCGATCGCGGCGGCGTTCGCCACCAGCCCGGAGATGCTGATCGCGGCGCGCGCCGTGCTGGGCATCGCCGGTGCGACGCTGATGCCGTCCACGCTGGCGCTGATCAGCAACATGTTCGGAGACCCGAAGCAGCGCGGGACCGCGATCGCGGTGTGGATGAGCTGCTTCATGGGCGGCATGGTGATCGGGCCGGTGGTCGGCGGCGTGCTGCTGGAGCACTTCCGGTGGGGCTCGGTGTTCCTGATGGCGGTGCCGGTCATGGTGCTGCTGCTGGCGACGGCGCCGAAGCTGTTGCCGGAGTACCGGGACTCCGGCGCCGGCCGGCTCGACCCGGCGAGCGTGGCGCTGTCGCTCGGCGCGATCCTGCCGATCATCTTCGCGCTCAAGGAAACTGCGAAGGACGGCGTGTCACCGGTCAACGCGGTCGTGCTCGTGGCGGGCCTCGCGGTGGGCGTCGTGTTCGTCCGGCGTCAGCGCGGCCTCGCCGACCCGATGCTGGACCTGCGCCTGTTCCGGGTGC is part of the Amycolatopsis sp. CA-230715 genome and encodes:
- a CDS encoding MFS transporter, which translates into the protein MSIWAGAVRRKGDTARTRPRETTMMAGRREWLGLAVLALPTLLLSLDMSVLHLAVPHLAADLRPSSTQLLWIIDIYGFMIAGFLVTMGTLGDRIGRRKLLMIGGAAFGAASIAAAFATSPEMLIAARAVLGIAGATLMPSTLALISNMFGDPKQRGTAIAVWMSCFMGGMVIGPVVGGVLLEHFRWGSVFLMAVPVMVLLLATAPKLLPEYRDSGAGRLDPASVALSLGAILPIIFALKETAKDGVSPVNAVVLVAGLAVGVVFVRRQRGLADPMLDLRLFRVRAFSAAVSIMLVGAVTMGGVFLLVSQYLQMVAGLSAVEAGLLLVPQAGAVVVGSLIAPRLARRFRPEFVLGFGMLVAAAGIVLFTQAAGASGVAFVVVGMAIASFGMGPQGVLCTEMVVSSVPPQKAGAASAMSETSAEFGIAMGIAVFGSIGTAVYRDQVAVPAHVPAGAAAQATDSMAGALQAAGTLPGSVAHDLLATARDAFSSGLHTVAGIGAAVVVVFSVVGMLALRRPRAAAAEEPVLVNH